The sequence below is a genomic window from Haloferax mediterranei ATCC 33500.
AGCGTCGGTCCCGAGGCGATGAGTTCGTCGATGGCAATGCGTGCGCCGAGGAGGACGATGCCGGTTTCGAGCAGTAACGTCTGTGTAGCGACGCCCGGACGGGCCCATTCGGGGACGCCCGTCGCGTTGGCGACGATGGCTCCGAAGAAGACACCGAGAAGGAGCGCATTGACACCCGGAATGGCCCCAGCGACAAGCGTCGCTACCCCGGCGAGGACGACGAGGAGGGCGAGTCCGGGGAGGAGACGACCGAGCCGAGCGATTGGCTCCTCGCTCACGGCCCGAGCACTGCGAGGGCGGTCACAACTCCGAGTCCGAGGGCGGTCGCGCGCCACCCGCGTTCGAGGGTGCGCCAGCGACTATAGGCGCGCGCGAGCGGGTCCTTCAGGGTATCGCGCATGAGTGACGAGTCGCGCATTGGTTGGGGTCACGAGGCCCTCCCCGTTGAACGTATCGCCTCTCGTCAGTGGAATCGGCAACATATTCCCATACACTCGGCGTTGAATCACTCCCCCGGTGGTTTACTCGACTAATTGAGGCAATATAATCCTAATTCGACGACGAATATCGCCGCAGAACTGGGCTAGTATCTTCAACACTATATGCTCTCGACGGATGGTGGTCGATATGGGAAAGCGCATCCTCCTGCTCGGAGCCCCGGGCGCAGGTAAGGGCACACAGTCGAAGCGACTCGCCGAAACGTACGACATCGACCACGTCACCACGGGCGACGCGCTCCGCGCGAACAAGGACATGGAGACCGAGTACGGTACGCCCCGGTCGTTCATGGAGAAGGGCGAACTCGTCCCCGACGCGGTTGTCAACGAAATCGTCGAGGCCGCACTCGAAGACGCCGACGGCTACGTCCTCGACGGCTACCCGCGCAACCTCTCGCAGGCGGAGTACCTCTCCGAAATCGCCGACCTCGACGCCGTCCTCTCCCTCGAGGTCGCCGAGTCGGAACTCGTCGAACGACTCACCGGTCGCCGCGTCTGCTCGGAGTGCGGTACGAACTTCCACGTGAAGTTCAACCAGCCCGAAGAAGCGGGCGTCTGCGACGAGTGTGGCGGCGAACTCATCCAGCGCGACGACGACACCGAAGAGACCGTCCGCGAGCGACTCTCTGTCTTCGAAGAGAACACGGAACCCGTTATCGAGCACTACCGCGACGAAGGCGTCCTCGTCGAAATCGACGGCGAACAGACTCCCGACGAAGTGTTCGACGACATCGTCGACAGCCTCGACGACGCGTAATCGACGCGCGCTTTCGGTTTTTTCTGCGCCAGTGGGTGGCTAACTACGTCAGCGGGAGCCGTAGGTGGGTCACGACGCCAGTGGCAGCTGTGCGCAGGCTCGGACGGAGAGTAAAACCTTGATAACGGCCGGTTGCTAAAGAGGTCGTAATGGCACGAATCGAATCTAGGGTGCGCGACCTCGTCGGCTCCGACGCCGACATGCGCGCCGCCGTCGATACCGTCCTCGAACGGGCGGACGACGGAGAAGTCGCGTGGGCCGACGTTCGCGATGAGCTCACGAGCGGCCAATGGGGCCGTCTTATCGAGAAGGGAATCCTCGTCGACGGCGACGAAGGCTTCCGGCTTGCCGACGCGGCGGCGACTCGCGCCGGTCTCGAAGATGACGAGTCCTCGACCGGGTCGAGTAGTTCATCGCCCGTGTCGGTCGACACCGGCGACTCCTCGTGGTCGAAGTACGACAAGGGTGCGGCCGTCGTAACTGTTGGCCTGTTCCTCGGCTACTCGGTCTCTGAGGTCCGCAACGTCATCGGCAGCGCGATGGACATCGCACTCGGACCGCTCGCCGATATGCTCCCCTTCTACGCTATCGTGATGGTGCTCGCGCTCGCAACCGGTCTCTACTCCACGCTCCTCCAGGCGAACCTCATGGACATGGAGAAGATGGGCGCGTACCAAGAGCGGATGAAAGACATCCAAAAACGGCAGAAGGATGCGAAAGAGCGCGGTGACGACGCGGCGCTCGAAAAGATTCAGGAAGAACAGATGGAAGCGATGGGCGACCAGATGGGCATGTTCAAAGAGCAGTTCCGCCCGATGGTCTGGATTATGTTCCTCACCATCCCGGTGTTCCTCTGGATGTACTGGGCCATCGGCGTCGGCGGAAACGCCCAGCCACACATTGATGTCGGAACACTCGTGCTCCCGCTCACGGGGACCGTCGAGTGGACCGAAGGCGTTCTCGGCCCCATGCAGGCGTGGATTGTCTGGTACTTCCTCTGCTCGATGGGCTTCACCCAGATTATCCGCAAGGCGCTCAACATCGACATGTCGCCGTCGGCGTCGTAACGCGGCCATCCTGACCGCTATCGACCCGGCTTTTTCTCCACGACTTTCGTTCTACCAGACTGATTGACACGACTCTCGACGGGCGTGAGAAGTCCCCACAGGGGTCGTCGCCAACGATAACCTCTTTTAGCCAACCCCACCGAGCATGGATATGTTACTGACTGTTTCCGGCCCGCCGGGCAGCGGGAAGAGTACGACCGCCGCCGCACTCGCCGAGGCGTTCGACCTCGAACACATAAGTGGTGGAGACATCTTCCGGGAACTCGCCGCGGAGCGCGACATGACCGCCGTCGAGTTCAACAAACTCGCCGAGGAGGACGACCAAATCGACCGCGACCTCGACCGTCGCCTTCGAACTATCGCACTCGAACGCGACGACGTGCTCCTCGAATCTCGACTCGCCGGCTGGCTGGCAGGCGACGCCGCCGACCTCCGATTCTGGCTGGATGCGCCAGTCGACGTTCGCGCGGAGCGAATCGCCGACCGCGAGGACAAGGCTGTCGACACCGCCCGCGACGAGACTGTCACCCGCGAGGAGAGCGAAAAACACCGCTACGGCGAATATTACGACATCGACATCACGGACCTCTCTATCTACGATATCGCACTCAACACGGCCCGCTGGGGCGAAGCGGAAGTACCCGAAATCATCACCGCCGCAGTCGAATCGTACGACGCCTCGGACGACGAAGGCAAGTACCCCGTCGAAGGCATTCGCTACGATTTCTAACCATGCTCCGAGACCCACCCGAAGACAGAAGCGTCGACGACCTGCTCTCGTTCGGCGTCGTCAACCTCGACAAGCCACCGGGGCCGTCAGCCCACCAGGTGACCGGGTGGGTCCGCGACATGGCGGGACTCGACCGTGCGGCCCACTCGGGAACGCTCGACCCGAAGGTAACCGGCTGTCTGCCCATCCTTCTCGGTGATGCAACTGGCATGGCACAGGTGTTCCTCGAAGGCTCGAAGGAGTACGTCTCGGTGCTCGAACTCCACGGCCCTGCACCCGCCGATATCGAGTCGACTGTCGCGGAGTTCGAGACCAAACTCTACCAGAAACCGCCGCGCAAGTCGGCCGTTTCGCGCCGCCTCCGCGTACGCGAGATTTACGACCTCGACCTCCTCGAAGTACAGGA
It includes:
- a CDS encoding DUF106 domain-containing protein, with translation MARIESRVRDLVGSDADMRAAVDTVLERADDGEVAWADVRDELTSGQWGRLIEKGILVDGDEGFRLADAAATRAGLEDDESSTGSSSSSPVSVDTGDSSWSKYDKGAAVVTVGLFLGYSVSEVRNVIGSAMDIALGPLADMLPFYAIVMVLALATGLYSTLLQANLMDMEKMGAYQERMKDIQKRQKDAKERGDDAALEKIQEEQMEAMGDQMGMFKEQFRPMVWIMFLTIPVFLWMYWAIGVGGNAQPHIDVGTLVLPLTGTVEWTEGVLGPMQAWIVWYFLCSMGFTQIIRKALNIDMSPSAS
- a CDS encoding adenylate kinase — translated: MGKRILLLGAPGAGKGTQSKRLAETYDIDHVTTGDALRANKDMETEYGTPRSFMEKGELVPDAVVNEIVEAALEDADGYVLDGYPRNLSQAEYLSEIADLDAVLSLEVAESELVERLTGRRVCSECGTNFHVKFNQPEEAGVCDECGGELIQRDDDTEETVRERLSVFEENTEPVIEHYRDEGVLVEIDGEQTPDEVFDDIVDSLDDA
- the cmk gene encoding (d)CMP kinase, translated to MLLTVSGPPGSGKSTTAAALAEAFDLEHISGGDIFRELAAERDMTAVEFNKLAEEDDQIDRDLDRRLRTIALERDDVLLESRLAGWLAGDAADLRFWLDAPVDVRAERIADREDKAVDTARDETVTREESEKHRYGEYYDIDITDLSIYDIALNTARWGEAEVPEIITAAVESYDASDDEGKYPVEGIRYDF